The DNA sequence GAAATCGCCGAGCTCTGCGTACTCGAGCACCGTGACCGGGATGTTCTTGGTACCTGAGGCATAGTACGCAGGAGTAGCGTCGTAGCGCGCATAGTAATCCACCTTGGCTAGAGCCACGCCCACGCCCTCTTCGATGTGTGCCAAAGGCACCAGAAGCTCTGGATTAGTGGTCACGTTCCACGTGATGACCTGATTGACCTCGATCCTCAACCCGGTCGCCAGCACCACCGGTGTACCCGAAGCCGTGCCGTCCGGGCCCGGAGGCGTGAACGTCACATCGATCCACGCCGGGCTTGCTCCCTCAACGAATCCGGCGTTGAACGCGGCCACTGTATATGCGACCGAGCCGTCGCGATACTGCGTGTTGGGAGTCACGCTCAGAAACACGTCGACGCTATTCCCGACCACAGGCGTGACCTGCGACATCGCCGGAACAGCGACTCCCAACGTGAGCACCATGACCGCAAGCACGATCACAAGCCGTCTCCACTTGCCTCTTCCAACCATAGTAATTTCACCCCTAACTTCTTCACTACAGTGTCCATCGACACCATCGGGAGCGAACGTTGACGCCGCTCGTCTCCACTCGAGCCTCCATCCCACACACGAGCCGACACAGGCCTGATCGCCCGGTTCAGTTGCCTGACCTCCCTTCCCCACTTCCGCTGGACGGACGAGTGTGGTTCCCTGAACCACCCCCAACGCAAAGACCGACCCCGGAGGGTCGGTCTCACCATTAGCTCACCGCCCGGCCTGGGTGACCGGATCGCGCCAGACGGATCTTAGCTTCTCCCCCCTGAGCAGCCAGTGCTCAGAGATGCTTCCCCGCCGGGTATACCCGGGACGGGATACCCGCAGACATCTTCCAACGGATTACGAGCATGATTGCGACCAGCGGCTGTCTGATTCAGACGAGTAGCACTTCTCAGCGACGAACGGTTTCGATACCGGGGCGCGGCCATCGCTTGGCCTAAGGCGCCGCTCGTCGTCTGCGGCGGACGAAGACGAGCACCGTCGTGGCTACCGTGAGGACGACGAGCACCGGCGCCACGAGCGCGACGACGGTCGCAACGAACGCCGCCACGTCCTCGGCAAAGCTCACGAGCGGAGCGCCCGTACCGGCTGTCGACACGTTGACCGCAGGCCGGGCCGTCGCCTTCGCGGCGTGCACGCTTCCGGCGACGAGTACACCCGCGACGACCCAGACGGCCGGATGCACCCACTCGGCGTTCCCCGCCGCCGCCACGAAGAGCAGCCCTCCGGCCGCAGGCCGCACGAACGTCTGGATCGCATCGTTGACGTGGTCGACGGCCGGGACCTTGTCGGCCACCATCTCGATCGCCAGCAGCACCGCGATGAGCGCGATCGCCCACCACTCGCCGAGGAGCGCGTAGGGCTCGGCAAGCTCTATCCAGCCGAGCTGCTGCGCGACCGCGACGACCAGGAGCGGGATGTAGGCGTTGAGTCCCGCGGGGATGGCAAGTCCGAGTCCGGTGAGGATGTCCATGGCGTGAGCGCCTCCCTATTCCTCCCGCAGTCCCTCGCTTGCGAACATCTCCTCGGGGTGCACGTACGTTGCGAGCGCATCCTCGTAGATGCCCTCAAGCGCGGCTACCTCGGCCTCGATGAGACCTTCGATGCGCAGCGACTCCCCGCCGACCTCGCCGACGACCGAATACGGCACGCCGTGTGA is a window from the Clostridiales bacterium genome containing:
- a CDS encoding DUF4126 domain-containing protein, which translates into the protein MDILTGLGLAIPAGLNAYIPLLVVAVAQQLGWIELAEPYALLGEWWAIALIAVLLAIEMVADKVPAVDHVNDAIQTFVRPAAGGLLFVAAAGNAEWVHPAVWVVAGVLVAGSVHAAKATARPAVNVSTAGTGAPLVSFAEDVAAFVATVVALVAPVLVVLTVATTVLVFVRRRRRAAP